The Anastrepha ludens isolate Willacy chromosome 2, idAnaLude1.1, whole genome shotgun sequence genome contains a region encoding:
- the LOC128855051 gene encoding farnesol dehydrogenase-like, with translation MYDSYDSLQEVAIVTSAGGAIAAQIAVFLANKGMTVVGLTQQPEVVEALNEQIEGHGKIVPRVCDVTSEESLMVTFNYIRNIFPQVTVFVCNSDIMSVNFLSESSGAEIQELFDVNVISTSYFIRESLALIRAKKTRGHIFVMNSVLGHHIPSAPVPLYNVYPATKFAMKALCEATRREIKHLKLNVKLTSISPGMVDKELFSVYNGAIAVLPMLKASDIAKAIIFALDTPDYVQVEEIILQAMKY, from the exons ATGTATGACTCATACGATAGTTTGCAAGAAGTGGCAATTGTTACTAGTGCCGGTGGTGCTATTGCAGCGCAAATTGCAGTGTTTCTCGCTAATAAAGGAATGACCGTTGTAGGATTAACGCAACAGCCCGAAGTAGTAGAA GCATTGAATGAGCAAATAGAAGGTCATGGGAAAATAGTCCCTCGCGTATGTGATGTAACCAGCGAGGAAAGCCTAATGGTTACTTTTAACTATATACGGAATATCTTTCCGCAAGTTACAGTTTTCGTATGCAATTCTGACATAATGAGCGTAAATTTTCTATCAG AATCGAGTGGCGCGGAAATACAAGAATTATTCGATGTTAATGTCATATCTACTTCCTATTTCATACGTGAGAGTCTGGCGTTAATACGCGCAAAGAAAACGAGGGGTCACATTTTTGTTATGAACAG CGTCCTTGGTCACCATATACCGAGCGCGCCTGTGCCGTTGTACAACGTTTACCCAGCAACGAAGTTCGCTATGAAAGCGCTATGCGAAGCAACGCGCCGGGAAATTAAACATTTGaagttaaatgttaaactaaCG aGTATCAGTCCTGGAATGGTAGATAAGGAGTTATTTAGTGTTTACAATGGCGCTATTGCTGTCCTGCCAATGCTTAAAGCCTCAGATATCGCGAAAGCGATCATTTTTGCATTAGACACACCAGATTATGTGCAG GTGGAAGAAATCATTCTGCAAGCTATGAAGTACTAA